A window of Bacteroidota bacterium genomic DNA:
TCGACCGCAGCGGGCGGATCGTCGGTGTCGGGTTCTTGGGCGGGCTGGTCGGCGCAGGCGGTGAGCAGCAGGAGCGGGGCGACGAGGGCGAGTGAGCGGAGAGGCATGGCAGCAGCGGCCGGGTAGATGGGCAGGGTGAGAAGCGGAGCGCTATTTTATCGCCGACCTCACCCAAACCGTTCCGCCCGTTCGCCCATGCCCGCTGCGCCGCGCCTCGAAGCCGAAGGGTTGAGCCAGCGTTTCGGGCGGCGCGTCCTCTTCCGAGACCTCGGCCTCGGCCTCGGCCCGGGCGACTCGCTCGCCGTCACCGGCCGCAACGGCGCGGGGAAATCGACGCTCCTCCAGATCATCGCCGGGGTGCTCACGCCGACGGCGGGCAGCGTCCGGCTGTGGCTGGACGACGCCGAGGTCGGACCGGAGGACCGCGTGCGGCAGGTGGGCTTCGTCGCGCCCTACCTCCAGCTGTACGACGCGTTCAGCGCCGAGGAGAACCTCGCCTTCCTCGCCCAGGCGCGCCGTCTCCCGGAGGCGAGCAGCCGGATCGGAGCGGTGCTGGACCGCGTGGGACTCAGCACGCGCAGCGCGGACCTCGTGGGGACCTACTCGTCGGGGATGAAGCAGCGCGCCCGGTTCGCCGCCGCACTCCTGGCCGACCCCGCCGTGCTCCTGCTCGACGAGCCCACGTCGAACCTGGACGAAGCCGGCCGGGCCTTCGTCGAGAGTCTCGCCGGCGCTCACTGCGCGGCGGGCGGTCTCCTGGTGGTCGCCACCAACGTCGCCTCCGAAACGGCCCTGTGCCAGCGAGAACTGCGCGTCGGCGATTCGTGAGCCGGCTGTCGGCTGTCGGC
This region includes:
- a CDS encoding ABC transporter ATP-binding protein, whose amino-acid sequence is MPAAPRLEAEGLSQRFGRRVLFRDLGLGLGPGDSLAVTGRNGAGKSTLLQIIAGVLTPTAGSVRLWLDDAEVGPEDRVRQVGFVAPYLQLYDAFSAEENLAFLAQARRLPEASSRIGAVLDRVGLSTRSADLVGTYSSGMKQRARFAAALLADPAVLLLDEPTSNLDEAGRAFVESLAGAHCAAGGLLVVATNVASETALCQRELRVGDS